In one window of Deltaproteobacteria bacterium DNA:
- a CDS encoding SCP2 sterol-binding domain-containing protein yields MDAKTLFNQKIPAFLQASPDKAKAIDAIYVFKITGDGGGTWTVDLKATPPSCKEGDAGNSECSIEVTDADFNSMLADPNLGMQLYFQGKLKVSGNPMLATKLQQLFAMGV; encoded by the coding sequence ATGGACGCGAAGACCCTCTTCAATCAGAAGATCCCCGCCTTCCTGCAGGCCTCGCCCGACAAGGCGAAGGCCATCGACGCGATCTACGTCTTCAAGATCACCGGCGACGGCGGTGGCACGTGGACGGTGGATCTCAAGGCCACTCCCCCGAGCTGCAAGGAAGGCGACGCGGGGAACTCCGAGTGCTCCATCGAAGTCACCGACGCCGACTTCAACTCGATGCTGGCCGACCCGAACCTCGGCATGCAGCTCTACTTCCAGGGCAAGCTGAAGGTCAGCGGCAATCCGATGCTGGCGACCAAGCTGCAGCAGCTCTTCGCGATGGGCGTCTAG